From Halorientalis litorea:
AAGTGAAGCCGAACTACGCCTTCGCGCAACCGGCCGAGTAGCACCTCAACGCGTCCCGGTCACGTAGGCGTCCTGGGACCCGTCACGCGAGCGCGCGAACGCGACGACGGCGTAGACGACGGGCGTGTCGACCAGCGCGATGAGGAGTTTCAGGACGTACTGCCCGACGACGAGCGACGCGACGACCGAGGGCGGGAGCGCGGCCCCGACACCGAGCGCGTTCGGGACGACGTAGAACGCGAGCGAGACGAAGATGACCGTGTCGATGGCCTGACTGCTGGCCGTCGACGCGATGTTTCGGAGCCAGAGGTGGTCGCCACCGGTGGCGCGGCGCAGACGGTCGAACACCACCACGTCCCAGTTCTGACTCACGAGGTAGGCGACGAGACTCCCAGCGACGATGTTCGTGCTCGACCCGAGAACCTGCCGGAAGGTGGTGGGGTCGATGCTCGTGCCTGCCGCCGGTGCGAGGATGGTACTCCAGACCAGTGCCAGCAGGACGAAGTTCATCACGAAGGCGACGTTGACCATCACCTGCGCCGCGCGGCGACCGTACAGTTCCGCGTAGCAGTCCGAGGCGAAGAAGGTGAGCGCGTAGGCGAGTGCCGCACCCGGGAGCGTGAGCGTCGCCCCCGCGACGGGCAAGGAGAACGGGAGCGAGAACGCGAGCACCTTCGCCGCCGTCACCTGCGCAGTGACGAGAGCGGTGACGAACAACGCCAGCAGGCCGACTTGGGCGGTGCTGACGCGCTCACTGCTCATCGTCCAACCTCCCGTGCCGGGCGTCTATCTCGTCGAGTTGGTCCAGCGTCTTCCGAATCGACGCACGAATCGCCTCGCTCCGGTTGACGAACTTCCCGTCGCCGCCGACGTGGCCGTCCAAGTCTTCGAGCAGTTCCTGTGGCACCTCGACGCTTATCTTGGGCATCCGGCCACCTCCCGAACGACCGTACTGTCCGCCCTCGGGACGCCATCCGTCGCCCGTCCGTCCGTGTACCGTGGTATTCTCATAGTATTCGTGAACGCATATCGCGAGTTGCGCAGTATAAGCACACCGACTCGGCCGGCCCGGGCGGTGTCAGGTCAGACGGCGACCGCAACACGTCTTGGCGGTGGGAAAATCGGCCGTGTCACCGCGGGTCACCCGCGACGAACCGCGTCAGTCCGCGCTCGCCTGTGGCCGTGGCCGTCCGCGCCGGCCGCCGAGGGTGATGGCCCACAGAATCCCGAGTCCGAGCAGGTACGCGAGGGCGGCGGGAACGGTGATGAGCAGCATCGTGAAGATGCCGCGCGGCGAGAGGAACGCACCGGCGACGAACAGGCCGACGAGGACGTGTCGCCAGTAACTCCGCATCGTGTGGTACGGGACGATGCCGCCGACGTGGAACAGCACCATCGAGACGGGGATTTCGGCGAGGAAACCGATACCGACGGTGGTGTAGATGACCAGCCAGCCGAAGTTGCTGATGCGGTAGGCGATGACCATGTTCGACTGGATAGCGTCGGCGGCCAGCCACGAGATGACCGACGGCGCGACGTAGAGGAACCCGACGAGACTCCCGCCGATGACGCCGACGACGAGCGACCCGCCCCAGACGAGCATCACGCGGGCGTCGCCGCGGACCAACCCGCGCTCGCGCATCGCGGGCCACATATAGTAGAGCGCGAGCGGGAGCGTCACCACGATGCCGAGGAGTGCCGAGAACTTGATTTCGAAGATGAGTGCCTCGACAGGGTGGAGTGTCACGATGCTCACGTCCGGTTGGAGCGCGGCGGGCATCTGGGAGAAGAACACGTCCTTGACCCGCTTGATGCCCCCCTGATAGAGCCAGACGAACGACCCCCCGAGGACGAGCATGAACAGGCCGACCAGCCGGAACGCCTTCGAGGTGAGCGATTCGAGGATGAACGCCACGTCGTAGTAGTAGCCGCCGATGTCCTCCTCCGTCGTCTCGTCCTCGGTGAAGGCGTTGAGCATCCCCGCCGCTGTCCCCGTCGCCGTCCCGCCCTCGTCGCCCCCGTCGTCGGCCGCCGCCTCGGACGTGTCGTCCTCCTGTGCGTCCGCGAGGGCCTCGGCCTCGTCGAACCGGTCGAGGATAGCGCGGGCCTTCTCCGCGTCGTCGTCGTTCATGGCCGCGTTGGCCTGTCTCGTCGCCGCTTCCTCGCTCATCTCGGCGAACACTTCCGGCGGGGCGGCGCGGACGCCCGCCGCGTCGAGTTCCCCGAGGTCGATGTCGGCCGGTGACCCGGTACTCGCGGGGGCGGGGGCACCGCCGGCCGCGCGGTCGGCGGCCGCCAGCACGCGGCCCAGAACGAACAGGACGGCGACGCCGGTGGCGAGGACGGCGACGAACAGGCCGACGAGTATCGCCGCCGTCGTGTTCGGGAGGCCGGTCGTCTGACTCAGGGGTACGAGCGGGTCCGGACGGTACCCCGCCGGGATGGCCTGAAACACGGCGTTGACCGCTTCGAGGCCGCCGCGGGCGAAGAAGGCGTAGACGGCACCGAAGGCGACGACGGCCGTCCCGGCGAGGACGTTCCAGCGGTCCCGGGCCACGCCCGGCACGTCGACGTGGGCACTCGACCGCTTCGCGATGACGACGACCTGCGTGAGTTTGAGGCTGAACGCGTAGAGGGCGACCAAGGGGAGCGCCCACATGACCTGCGTGAACGGGTCTGGCGGGGAGAACAACGCGCCGAAGCCGAAGATGGCGAGGACGGCGTACCGCCAGTTGTCACGGAAGGTTTCGTAGCGGACGATGTTGGCGTAGGCCAGCGCGCTCATCACGAGGGGCAACTGCGCCGCGAGGCCGAACGAGATTGTCAGCAGGAAGACGAACTCGGCCCACTGGACGATGCCGTACGTCGGTTCGAACCCGACTTGGACGGCGTTCGTGGCGAGGAAGTTGAACATCAGCGGGAAAAAGAGGAAGTAGGCGTAGGAGACGCCGACGACGAGCAACCCGACTGCGAGCGCGGCGATGAGCGCGAGTTGCCAGCGTGGCACCCGTTCGCTCGGCCAGCGGTCACGCTCGCGGAGGGCGTCCCGGGAGTACCAGAGGAACACGAGGACGCCGACGATGACGCCCACGACGAGGCCGATTTTTACCTGTAGCAAGATGACGTCGAACGGCGTGAGAACCACGACTTTCGTCGCCTCCCGCACGTCGGGGGGCATCTGCGCGAACAGGTCCGTCTTGAGCCGTTGCCAGACGAACCGCTGGAGGGTGTAAATCGTCAGCACGACGCCCAAGAGGGCGAAGACGAACACGCGCTGGAGGTCGGCCTGTGCGGCCGACAGCATGGCACCCAGCGTCTCGCGGCCGCTGTCGATGGACCGACGGGTGTCCTCGTCGAGCGCGCTGGACATTCGCTTGTGGCTTACCGAGTCGCCGTTATCAACCTTTTTGAAACGCGCGGGACGGAGCGGGCGTGGAACCGGACGACGGTAGTCGGGAAAAGAAGGCTTACAATACCTGCCCGGCAACTCGGGGTACATGAGCGACGGCGAACCGGGGGCCTTCTCCGAGGTAAACACGGACATGGACACCGGCCCGCCGCAACCGACGCCGGGGGCACCCGGCGACGAGGAGATGCCCCTCACCGAACACATCGAGGAGATGGTTCGCCGTCTCGCCGTCGTCGCCCTCGCGATGGCCGTCGTCGGTGCCGTCGCGTTCCCGTTCGCCGACCGCCTCATCAACTTCCTCTGGTTCTCGATTCTGCCCGGCATCGCCGACGTGTGTCCGCCACCGACCGCCGCCGGTGCCGCGTCGGCCGACGCCGCCGAGGCGGCCTGTCCGCGCGTCTACCACCCGCTCGCGCTGATGCTCGCCCGCCTGAAGGTGTCCGCGCTGACCGGTTTCGTCGTCGGTCTCCCCGTGTTCGTCTACCAGACGTACCTGTTCATGCGCCCCGGCCTGTTCCCCCGCGAGCGTCGGTACTACCTCGCGGCGGTGCCGACGAGCCTCGTCCTCGCCGGCATCGGGGTGGCCTTCTCGTTCCTGCTGGTCCTCCCGGTCATCTTCACGTACTTCCTCTACTACTCCGAGAGTGCCGCCGACATCGCCTTCGGGTTGACGGAGACGTTCAACTTGATGGTGACGATGCTGGGGATGTTCGCCCTCATCTTCCAGATTCCGCTGTTCGTGATGCTCGCCATCATGATGGGTGTCACCTCCCGGCGGTGGATGGCCCAACGCCGCCTCTACTTCTGGGGTGGGTTCGCCACCATCGCCTTCCTGTTCGCGCCCGACCCGACCGGGATGGCCCCCATCTTCGTCGCCATCACGATGATACTCCTCTTCGAGGGGACGCTCCGTCTCGTCGCGTGGACCGGCGAGGACTCGCTGGTACCCACCGCCGCCGGCATCGCCTCCGTCCGGCCCTACGCGTGGGGACTGGCCGCCGTCGCCGCGTACGTCGCCAGCGACGCACCGGTGCCGGACGGCTACTTCGGTGCCCTGCCGCCGGTGGTCGTCGACGCCCTCGAAGCCGTCGGACTCGTCGGTGCCACGCCGGTCATCGTCGCCGCCGCCATCATCGGTGCCTACGAGGTGTTCCGTATCCTCCTCCGGCGCGCCGGCGTGGGCGTCCGGGTCCGGTATCAGGTCGTCCGGCTTCGCCTGCCCGTCTGGCTCACCGCCGTCGTCGTCGGCTACCTCGGGAGTCCGAACCCCGCCGTCCTCCGCATTCTCGGGACGACGTATCTGGCGACCACCGACGCGCTACTGCTCGCCGGCGTCATCGTCGCCCTCTACGAGGGCGTCCTGCTCGCGTGGCGGTTCCAGGAGCAGAATAGACGCCTCTGACGGGTTCGTCGGAAGTTGAGTGAGCACCGTCTCCATGTCCCGTATCTGGCGCGCAGGCTGTCCATTCGGACTTCAGCACGAACGAAGACCTTCGACCAGTACAGCCTCGGGGTCGCTGAGACGCGCTGGTCGCGGCGTCAGGACCCGTCGGGGTAGTCGGTGTCGAACACGTCCTCGACGAGGGGTTCGTCGTCGGCAGTGTCGTCCTCCTCGGCGGGGCTGACGCTGCCCGTCTGGTAGCCGTGGAGGTCCAGCGTCACGTGGTCGAAGCCCAGGTCGCCGATGTGGTCGCGGGCGGCCCGGACGAAATCGGGGTCGAGGGCCGTCTCCAGTTCGGCCTCGCCCACCTCGATACGGGCGATACCGTCGTGGTCACGGACCCGGAACTGCTCGAAGCCCCACGTCCGCAGGACGCGCTCTGCCTTCTCGATGCGGGAGAGGCGGTCCTCGGTGACCTCCAGTCCCGTCGGAATGCGCGAGGAGAGACACGCCATCGACGGTTTGTCGGCCACCGAGAGGTCGTAGGCGTCGGCGATTTCCCGGACCTCCGATTTCGTGATGTCGTGTTCCAAGAGGGGGGAGTAAGCGTCCAGTTCCTCGACGGCCTGCAGGCCGGGGCGGTGGCCCTCGCCGGGGTCCGAGGCGTTCGTGCCGTCACAGACCACGTCGATGCCCAACTCGCGGGCGTGGTCGAACATCGCCGAGAGGCGCATCGTCCGGCAGTGGTAACAGCGGTCCTCGCCGTTCTCCACGAACGCCGCGCTGTCGAGTTCCGAGAACTCCACGATGTCGTGGCGGACGCCGATTTCCTCGGCGACGCGCGTGGCGTCGTCCAACTCGGCGGCCGGGAGCGTCTCGCTCTTTGCGGTACAGGCCACCGCGTCCTCGCCCAGCGCGTCCGCCGCGAGTGCGGCGACGACGCTCGAATCCACACCGCCGGAGAAGGCCACGAGGACGCCGTCCCGGTCGGCGAGTGAGGTACGCGCGGCGGCGACTTTCTCCGCGAGTGCTCCGTCGAGTTCCGACTCGGGTGTCCCCTCGACTGGCATATGGCGGTCTACTCGGTTAGTGGGCAAAAGCCCGTTGTCTCGGGACTGTCGGAGCGACGGGCGTCTCCGTCTCGGCGTCGCTCATCCCTCGTCGCCCGGGGTGGCGGCGAAATCGACCTTGTAGTACGACCCGTCGTACTCGAAGGCGCGTCGCCGGTGGGGTGGCAGGTCCTCGTCGCCCTCGGTCGGCAGGGTCGTCGCGTCTCCGAGGTCGAGTCGCTGGAGGACGTGTGCGTACCCCGCCGAGACGGGGGCGGATTCCGCGTACTCGGTCCGGCCGGTGAGTTCGTCGAGGACCGCCGCCGTCTCGCTCGACAACTGGTCGGGGTAGAACGTCGTCGTCACCTCCGCGGCGAGGACGGCCTCTGTGAACTCTGCCTCGGACTCGGCGACGGGCGTCAGGACGGCACGCATCCGTGGCTCGCTGAGTCGCTCGCGGGAGACGTGTACCCGGAGGACCAGCCGGCCTTCAACCTCGATGAACTCGTGTTCCGGCTCCGGAATCAGTTCGCTGTCCGCCGGGTCTGTCCGCCGGTAGACCGCACCACCGTGGTCGACGGCATCCCACGGCGCGCCGCCCCACTCGCCGCCCGGTTCGTCGGGTGCGGCCCGTGCCGCGAGGTACGCCAGTCGGGCCGCGCTCCGGTCGGGGTCGGGCAGGGCGTCGATGCTCGTCGCCTCGGGCGTGTCCGAGTCGTCGCTGTCGCCGACGCGTTCGAGTCGGAGGACGTACCGCTCGCGCGTCTCCCGGCCGACGTGAACGGCGTCGGTTCGGTAGTACGTCCCGTCGTGTTCGACGTATCGCCCCTCGGGAAGTGGCGGATAGCCGACGGTGACGTACCGGTCACCGGCGGCAGTCGCGTCGATTGCCTCGCGGACCTCGGCGGTGCGTGGTGTCTCCGGATTCCAGAGGAACGCGAACTCGTCGGCGGACTGTTGTTCTGCGGTCAGTTCGACTCGGGGCGGGGGCGACGACGAGATGACCGAGTTACAGCCAGCGAGCAGGGACGCGCTGGCGGCACCCGTCGCCGCGAGGAAGGTGCGTCGGGACCAATCGGGCATACGGCCGGACGTGAGTGTCGAGTGGCATCTATCTGGTGGTCCCGCCCGCCGACTGGCCGCCGAATCGACCCGAGCACTCTTTTGTGGTCCGGGGGATAGGTCACCTCGTCCGATGGACCTCGAAGCGATTCCGGGCGTCGGCGAGAAGACGGCCGACCGGTTGGCCGAACTCGACGACCCCGAGGCGGCACTCGACGCGGGCGACGTGGCGGCCATCGCTCGCGCCCCCGGTATCAGCGAGGGACGGGCCGCCCGCATCGCCCGCGCGGCAATCCGCGAACGGCACGGCGACCCCGGCACGTTCCTCGGCACCGACCGCGCCCGCGAGCTCTACCGCGACGCGCTCTCGCTGGTTCAAGAACGCACCGTCACCGACTACGCCGCACGGCGACTGGAGACGCTGTACCCGAGTGCGAGCGAGTCACGTATCGAGGAAGTCCGAGCGTTCGCCGCCGAGGCGATGGACCG
This genomic window contains:
- the tatC gene encoding twin-arginine translocase subunit TatC — its product is MSDGEPGAFSEVNTDMDTGPPQPTPGAPGDEEMPLTEHIEEMVRRLAVVALAMAVVGAVAFPFADRLINFLWFSILPGIADVCPPPTAAGAASADAAEAACPRVYHPLALMLARLKVSALTGFVVGLPVFVYQTYLFMRPGLFPRERRYYLAAVPTSLVLAGIGVAFSFLLVLPVIFTYFLYYSESAADIAFGLTETFNLMVTMLGMFALIFQIPLFVMLAIMMGVTSRRWMAQRRLYFWGGFATIAFLFAPDPTGMAPIFVAITMILLFEGTLRLVAWTGEDSLVPTAAGIASVRPYAWGLAAVAAYVASDAPVPDGYFGALPPVVVDALEAVGLVGATPVIVAAAIIGAYEVFRILLRRAGVGVRVRYQVVRLRLPVWLTAVVVGYLGSPNPAVLRILGTTYLATTDALLLAGVIVALYEGVLLAWRFQEQNRRL
- a CDS encoding queuosine precursor transporter, whose amino-acid sequence is MSSERVSTAQVGLLALFVTALVTAQVTAAKVLAFSLPFSLPVAGATLTLPGAALAYALTFFASDCYAELYGRRAAQVMVNVAFVMNFVLLALVWSTILAPAAGTSIDPTTFRQVLGSSTNIVAGSLVAYLVSQNWDVVVFDRLRRATGGDHLWLRNIASTASSQAIDTVIFVSLAFYVVPNALGVGAALPPSVVASLVVGQYVLKLLIALVDTPVVYAVVAFARSRDGSQDAYVTGTR
- the larE gene encoding ATP-dependent sacrificial sulfur transferase LarE encodes the protein MPVEGTPESELDGALAEKVAAARTSLADRDGVLVAFSGGVDSSVVAALAADALGEDAVACTAKSETLPAAELDDATRVAEEIGVRHDIVEFSELDSAAFVENGEDRCYHCRTMRLSAMFDHARELGIDVVCDGTNASDPGEGHRPGLQAVEELDAYSPLLEHDITKSEVREIADAYDLSVADKPSMACLSSRIPTGLEVTEDRLSRIEKAERVLRTWGFEQFRVRDHDGIARIEVGEAELETALDPDFVRAARDHIGDLGFDHVTLDLHGYQTGSVSPAEEDDTADDEPLVEDVFDTDYPDGS
- a CDS encoding twin-arginine translocase subunit TatC, with protein sequence MSSALDEDTRRSIDSGRETLGAMLSAAQADLQRVFVFALLGVVLTIYTLQRFVWQRLKTDLFAQMPPDVREATKVVVLTPFDVILLQVKIGLVVGVIVGVLVFLWYSRDALRERDRWPSERVPRWQLALIAALAVGLLVVGVSYAYFLFFPLMFNFLATNAVQVGFEPTYGIVQWAEFVFLLTISFGLAAQLPLVMSALAYANIVRYETFRDNWRYAVLAIFGFGALFSPPDPFTQVMWALPLVALYAFSLKLTQVVVIAKRSSAHVDVPGVARDRWNVLAGTAVVAFGAVYAFFARGGLEAVNAVFQAIPAGYRPDPLVPLSQTTGLPNTTAAILVGLFVAVLATGVAVLFVLGRVLAAADRAAGGAPAPASTGSPADIDLGELDAAGVRAAPPEVFAEMSEEAATRQANAAMNDDDAEKARAILDRFDEAEALADAQEDDTSEAAADDGGDEGGTATGTAAGMLNAFTEDETTEEDIGGYYYDVAFILESLTSKAFRLVGLFMLVLGGSFVWLYQGGIKRVKDVFFSQMPAALQPDVSIVTLHPVEALIFEIKFSALLGIVVTLPLALYYMWPAMRERGLVRGDARVMLVWGGSLVVGVIGGSLVGFLYVAPSVISWLAADAIQSNMVIAYRISNFGWLVIYTTVGIGFLAEIPVSMVLFHVGGIVPYHTMRSYWRHVLVGLFVAGAFLSPRGIFTMLLITVPAALAYLLGLGILWAITLGGRRGRPRPQASAD
- a CDS encoding ribbon-helix-helix domain-containing protein, which codes for MPKISVEVPQELLEDLDGHVGGDGKFVNRSEAIRASIRKTLDQLDEIDARHGRLDDEQ